A window of Roseovarius sp. THAF27 contains these coding sequences:
- the fabD gene encoding ACP S-malonyltransferase has protein sequence MSKAFVFPGQGAQTVGMGKALADAYPAARAVFDEVDDALGEKLSALIWEGDQETLTLTQNAQPALMATSLAAMRALEAEGVGIEAASLVAGHSLGEYSALAAAGALSIRDCARLLRTRGQAMQAAVPVGEGAMAAILGLDFATVSEVAEAAAANGGVVQAANDNDPAQVVVSGHAAAVEKAVELAKEKGAKRAMLLPVSAPFHSALMAPAADAMAAALSEVTIKAPRVPVVANVTAGAVQDPAKIRELLVKQVTGSVRWRESVEYMGAQGVDDIWEIGAGKALIGMVRRINRDIATRAVGTPEDVTAAAESMAG, from the coding sequence ATGAGCAAGGCATTCGTATTTCCCGGGCAGGGCGCGCAGACGGTCGGGATGGGCAAGGCGCTGGCCGATGCCTATCCGGCGGCAAGGGCCGTGTTCGACGAGGTCGACGACGCACTGGGCGAAAAGCTGAGCGCGCTGATCTGGGAGGGCGACCAGGAGACGCTGACACTCACGCAGAACGCGCAGCCGGCGCTGATGGCCACGTCGCTGGCCGCGATGCGGGCGCTGGAGGCCGAGGGCGTGGGCATCGAGGCCGCGTCGCTGGTGGCGGGGCATTCGCTGGGCGAATATTCCGCGCTGGCCGCTGCCGGGGCGCTGAGCATCCGCGACTGTGCGCGCCTGTTGCGCACAAGGGGCCAGGCGATGCAGGCCGCCGTGCCGGTGGGTGAAGGCGCAATGGCCGCGATCCTGGGGCTGGATTTCGCCACGGTGAGCGAGGTGGCCGAGGCCGCCGCCGCGAATGGCGGCGTGGTGCAGGCCGCTAATGACAACGATCCGGCGCAGGTGGTGGTCTCGGGCCATGCTGCCGCAGTGGAAAAAGCGGTGGAGCTGGCCAAGGAAAAGGGCGCCAAGCGAGCGATGTTGCTGCCGGTCAGTGCGCCGTTCCATTCCGCGCTGATGGCGCCTGCCGCCGATGCGATGGCCGCCGCCCTGTCGGAGGTCACGATCAAGGCGCCGCGCGTGCCTGTGGTCGCCAACGTGACGGCCGGCGCGGTGCAGGATCCGGCCAAGATACGCGAGCTGTTGGTCAAGCAGGTGACGGGATCGGTGCGCTGGCGCGAGTCGGTTGAATACATGGGCGCGCAAGGTGTCGACGATATCTGGGAAATCGGCGCGGGCAAGGCGCTCATTGGCATGGTCCGCCGGATCAACCGCGACATCGCCACCCGTGCGGTCGGCACGCCCGAGGACGTGACAGCGGCCGCGGAGTCGATGGCCGGCTGA
- the fabG gene encoding 3-oxoacyl-[acyl-carrier-protein] reductase, with protein sequence MFDLTGKTALVTGASGGIGGEIAKVLHSAGATVGLSGTRVEPLEALAGELGERAHVLPCNLSDPEAVDALPKQAAEAMGSVDILVNNAGITRDQIFMRMSDEEWQNVIDVNLTATMRLCRGVMRPMMKARWGRIINISSIVGATGNPGQVNYAASKAGMVGMTKSIAYEVASRGITANAVAPGFIATAMTEKLSDDQKDKINAQIPAARMGTPEEIAAAVLYLASPEAGYVTGATLHVNGGMAML encoded by the coding sequence ATGTTCGACCTGACGGGAAAGACAGCGCTGGTGACCGGCGCATCGGGAGGCATCGGCGGAGAGATTGCCAAGGTGCTGCACAGTGCAGGGGCAACGGTGGGCCTGTCGGGCACGCGGGTCGAGCCGCTGGAGGCGCTGGCGGGCGAGCTGGGCGAGCGGGCGCATGTGCTGCCCTGCAACCTGAGCGACCCGGAGGCGGTGGACGCGCTGCCGAAACAGGCCGCCGAGGCCATGGGCAGCGTCGACATCCTGGTGAACAATGCGGGGATCACCCGCGACCAGATCTTCATGCGCATGTCGGACGAAGAGTGGCAGAACGTGATCGACGTGAACCTGACGGCTACCATGCGCCTCTGCCGGGGCGTGATGCGTCCGATGATGAAGGCGCGCTGGGGGCGGATCATCAACATCAGTTCGATCGTGGGCGCGACGGGCAACCCCGGCCAGGTGAACTATGCCGCTTCAAAGGCCGGGATGGTGGGCATGACCAAGTCCATCGCCTATGAGGTGGCCAGCCGCGGGATCACCGCCAACGCGGTTGCACCCGGCTTCATCGCCACGGCGATGACCGAGAAGCTGAGCGACGATCAGAAGGACAAGATCAACGCGCAGATTCCCGCCGCCCGCATGGGCACGCCAGAGGAAATCGCCGCGGCCGTGCTCTATCTTGCCAGCCCGGAGGCGGGGTATGTCACGGGGGCCACGCTGCACGTGAACGGCGGCATGGCGATGCTCTGA
- a CDS encoding acyl carrier protein, whose protein sequence is MSDIADRVKKIVVEHLGVEEDKVTENASFIDDLGADSLDTVELVMAFEEEFGIEIPDDAAENIQTFGDAVKFIKEAS, encoded by the coding sequence ATGAGCGATATCGCAGACCGCGTAAAGAAGATCGTGGTGGAACACCTGGGCGTCGAAGAGGACAAGGTCACCGAGAACGCCTCTTTCATTGACGACCTGGGCGCGGACAGCCTGGACACGGTCGAACTGGTCATGGCGTTCGAAGAGGAATTCGGCATCGAGATCCCCGATGACGCGGCCGAGAACATCCAGACCTTCGGCGATGCGGTGAAGTTCATCAAGGAAGCGTCGTAA
- a CDS encoding 1-(5-phosphoribosyl)-5-[(5-phosphoribosylamino)methylideneamino] imidazole-4-carboxamide isomerase, translating to MIIYPTIELHKGKCVSLTRGRLEEPVIWHVDPVETAKSFVASGASWMHVTDIDALAGQGDNSALIEQIIRTVGIPVQVGGGFRSRDSVTKWIDKGAGRIVVGTMAAYDPDTLRELAKFHPDQIVLAVDIFQGSVMTEGWRTKSAFTPESYIAAFDDAPLAGIILTDIDADIEDSDGTLGVISGLAGLTRHSVIARGTVRSVDDVSRLKYVPNISGTMIGRALLSRDVSLQEALEVAQGEREPVAAFQ from the coding sequence ATGATCATCTACCCCACCATCGAACTGCACAAAGGCAAATGCGTGTCGCTGACACGCGGTCGTCTCGAAGAACCCGTCATCTGGCATGTCGACCCTGTCGAGACCGCGAAATCCTTCGTGGCGTCGGGCGCGTCGTGGATGCATGTCACCGACATCGACGCCCTGGCGGGTCAAGGCGACAACAGCGCGCTGATCGAGCAGATCATCCGCACGGTCGGCATTCCGGTGCAGGTCGGCGGCGGTTTCCGGTCGCGCGACAGCGTCACGAAATGGATCGACAAGGGCGCGGGCCGTATCGTCGTCGGCACCATGGCCGCCTATGACCCCGACACGCTGCGTGAACTGGCAAAGTTCCATCCCGACCAGATCGTGCTGGCTGTCGATATCTTCCAGGGCTCGGTCATGACGGAAGGGTGGCGCACGAAAAGCGCGTTCACGCCAGAAAGCTATATCGCGGCGTTCGACGACGCGCCGCTGGCCGGTATCATCCTGACCGATATCGACGCCGATATCGAGGACAGCGACGGCACGCTGGGGGTGATCAGCGGGCTTGCCGGGCTGACCCGGCACTCCGTCATCGCGCGCGGCACGGTGCGCAGCGTCGATGACGTGTCGCGCCTGAAATACGTGCCCAACATCTCGGGCACGATGATCGGCCGGGCGCTTCTGTCGCGCGACGTGTCGCTGCAAGAGGCGCTGGAGGTGGCGCAGGGTGAGCGCGAGCCGGTCGCCGCGTTCCAGTAA
- the fabF gene encoding beta-ketoacyl-ACP synthase II, which produces MRRVVVTGLGLVTPLASGVEESWRRILDGKSGAGTITRFDPVNVATKYACEVPLGDGSDGTFNSDDYMEPKERRKVDDFILYGVAAAEQAVRDADWLPEDEESRLRTGVMIGSGIGGLRSIEETTLLIRDRGVRRVSPFFIPGALINLISGQVSIRYGFKGPNHAVVTACSTGAHAIGDASRLIQHGDADVMIAGGAEAAICEIGIAGFNACKALSTKRADDPQAASRPYDADRDGFVMGEGAGMVVLEEYEHAKARGAKIYAEVLGYGLSGDAYHITAPAEDGDGGFRAMQGALRNAGITPADVDYINAHGTSTMADTIELKAVEKLLGDAASTATMSSTKSSTGHLLGAAGAIEGIFSILAIRDQVAPPTINLDTPAVDTPLNLAPNAKHEREIKVAISNSFGFGGTNACLCLGAVR; this is translated from the coding sequence ATGCGTCGAGTGGTCGTGACAGGTCTGGGTCTTGTGACCCCGCTGGCATCTGGCGTGGAGGAGAGCTGGCGCCGCATTCTGGATGGCAAGTCCGGGGCGGGCACCATCACGCGGTTCGACCCTGTGAACGTGGCCACGAAATACGCCTGCGAAGTGCCGCTGGGCGATGGCAGCGACGGCACGTTCAACTCGGACGATTACATGGAGCCGAAAGAGCGCCGGAAGGTGGATGATTTCATCCTCTACGGCGTGGCGGCGGCGGAACAGGCGGTGCGCGATGCGGACTGGCTGCCCGAGGACGAGGAAAGCCGCCTGCGCACCGGCGTGATGATCGGCTCCGGCATCGGCGGGTTGCGCTCGATCGAGGAAACGACGCTGCTGATCCGCGACCGTGGCGTGCGGCGGGTGTCGCCGTTCTTTATCCCGGGCGCGCTGATCAACCTGATCAGCGGCCAGGTCAGCATCCGCTACGGCTTCAAGGGGCCGAACCACGCGGTGGTGACGGCCTGTTCCACGGGCGCCCACGCCATCGGTGACGCGTCGCGGCTCATTCAGCATGGCGATGCCGACGTGATGATCGCGGGCGGCGCCGAGGCGGCGATTTGCGAGATCGGCATCGCGGGGTTCAACGCCTGCAAGGCGCTTTCCACCAAGCGCGCGGATGACCCGCAGGCGGCCAGCCGGCCGTATGATGCGGATCGCGACGGGTTCGTGATGGGCGAGGGCGCCGGCATGGTGGTGCTGGAGGAATACGAGCACGCCAAGGCGCGCGGCGCCAAGATCTATGCCGAGGTGCTGGGCTACGGCCTGTCGGGCGACGCCTATCACATCACAGCGCCCGCAGAGGACGGCGATGGCGGGTTCCGCGCCATGCAGGGCGCGCTGCGCAATGCCGGGATCACGCCGGCGGACGTGGATTACATCAACGCCCACGGCACCAGCACCATGGCCGACACGATCGAGCTGAAAGCGGTGGAGAAACTGCTGGGCGACGCGGCCTCGACGGCGACGATGAGTTCGACCAAATCCTCGACCGGGCACCTTCTGGGCGCGGCGGGGGCGATCGAGGGCATCTTCTCGATCCTCGCAATCCGTGACCAGGTGGCACCGCCCACCATCAACCTCGATACCCCGGCGGTGGACACCCCGCTGAACCTGGCGCCGAACGCCAAGCACGAGCGCGAGATCAAGGTGGCGATTTCCAACAGCTTCGGCTTTGGCGGCACCAACGCCTGTCTTTGCCTGGGGGCCGTGCGCTGA